Proteins from one Gossypium raimondii isolate GPD5lz chromosome 8, ASM2569854v1, whole genome shotgun sequence genomic window:
- the LOC105792162 gene encoding cucumisin gives MAKTGLMTWLLYSTLFAALLLNSDAANANERKVHIVYMGDRPKGDFSAKATHHSMLTSVLGRSSSAQESLVYSYGNFNAFAAKLTEEEVEKFSEMDGVVRVIPNHILKLHTTRSWDFLGLSQSNVGAQLQGDVVIGLLDTGIWPEHESFNDQGLGAPPSKWKGTCQGANFTCNNCQHSKIIGGRYYNSENWYYEGDLKSPRDSEGHGTHTSSTAAGDRVPGASYYGLANGTARGGVPGARIAMYKVCWSFGCGAADILAAFDDAIADGVDIISVSLGSEFPVPYDVDPIAIGAFHAMKYGILTSSSAGNSGPWPYSVSNYAPWTLTVAASTIDRKFVAKAVLGNGQAFTGLSINSFELYGKTYPLIWGGDAANYSAGASQDLSKYCITGSMNSYKVEGKIVFCEVLWDGTGVLLANGVGTIMADDEITDFAFNYPLPATQISTSDGEKILDYIKTTENPIATILLGETLTDYMAPYVVSFSSRGPNPVTPDILKPDLTAPGVDILAAWSPIAPPSIDWEDPRSVDYNIISGTSMSCPHASGAAAYVKAAHPDWSPAAVKSALMTTATVVDPNKHEDLEFAYGSGQINPAQAIKPGLVYDANETDYISFLCKQGYNTTTVRLITGDNSSVCSSTLNGRAWDLNYPSFSLAVGDGKQIDGVFTRTVTNVGSANSTYTVQMYSPPEFSISVEPEVLSFSTIGEKKSFTVKVGGGFISQQKITSGAIIWTDELEQYRVRSPVVVYNVLPGYTFFPPQTSKFQKKPTTFHGPTTPSMHHKNGILGRN, from the exons ATGGCGAAGACAGGTCTGATGACTTGGCTCCTTTACTCCACATTATTTGCAGCATTGCTGTTGAATTCTGATGCAGCCAATGCCAACGAGAGAAAA gTTCACATTGTGTACATGGGAGACAGGCCCAAGGGAGATTTTTCGGCTAAAGCAACCCATCATTCCATGCTTACAAGCGTCCTTGGAAg GTCTTCATCAGCCCAAGAATCCCTAGTCTATAGTTATGGTAACTTCAATGCATTTGCAGCTAAGCTAACTGAGGAAGAAGTTGAAAAGTTCTCAG AGATGGATGGAGTAGTTAGAGTGATTCCAAACCATATACTAAAGCTTCATACTACAAGGTCGTGGGACTTCCTTGGTCTCAGCCAGAGCAATGTGGGCGCCCAGCTACAAGGTGATGTTGTCATTGGGCTCCTTGATACAg GCATCTGGCCCGAGCATGAGAGCTTCAATGACCAAGGACTTGGTGCTCCACCTTCCAAATGGAAAGGAACATGTCAAGGGGCCAACTTTACCTGCAATAA TTGTCAACACAGCAAGATCATTGGAGGCCGTTACTACAACAGTGAGAACTGGTACTATGAAGGTGACTTGAAGTCTCCTAGAGACTCTGAGGGGCATGGGACCCATACATCCTCAACTGCAGCCGGTGACAGGGTGCCCGGAGCAAGCTACTATGGACTAGCTAATGGAACCGCAAGGGGTGGGGTCCCTGGTGCAAGGATTGCCATGTACAAGGTTTGCTGGTCCTTTGGTTGTGGAGCTGCTGATATCCTTGCTGCATTCGACGATGCCATAGCCGATGGTGTCGATATAATATCAGTGTCCCTCGGTTCAGAGTTTCCAGTACCTTATGATGTAGACCCTATAGCCATTGGCGCTTTCCATGCCATGAAATATGGTATATTGACATCAAGTTCTGCTGGTAATTCTGGACCATGGCCATATTCAGTTTCTAATTATGCGCCTTGGACATTGACTGTTGCTGCGAGCACCATTGACAGAAAATTTGTTGCCAAAGCAGTACTTGGCAATGGGCAAGCTTTCACT ggACTTTCCATTAACAGCTTTGAACTTTATGGAAAAACATATCCCTTGATTTGGGGAGGAGACGCTGCCAACTACTCTGCAGGCGCCAGCCAAGATCTTTCAAAATATTGTATCACTGGTTCCATGAATTCCTACAAAGTGGAAGGCAAGATTGTTTTCTGTGAAGTACTTTGGGATGGTACTGGCGTTCTTCTAGCAAACGGCGTGGGCACCATAATGGCTGATGACGAAATAACAGACTTTGCTTTCAATTACCCATTGCCAGCAACACAAATAAGCACATCTGACGGTGAAAAGATTTTGGACTATATCAAAACAACAGA GAATCCGATTGCAACTATTCTGCTCGGAGAAACATTGACAGATTACATGGCACCATATGTCGTGTCATTCTCTTCTAGGGGACCTAACCCTGTAACTCCAGACATTCTTAAG CCTGATCTCACTGCCCCTGGTGTTGATATCCTCGCTGCCTGGTCTCCAATTGCACCACCTTCCATTGACTGGGAAGACCCCAGAAGCGTAGACTATAACATAATCTCTGGGACATCCATGTCTTGTCCTCATGCTAGTGGTGCTGCCGCCTATGTGAAGGCTGCCCACCCTGACTGGTCCCCGGCTGCCGTTAAATCTGCCCTTATGACTACAG CAACTGTGGTGGATCCAAACAAGCACGAAGACCTTGAATTTGCTTATGGATCAGGACAGATCAACCCAGCACAAGCAATTAAACCGGGGCTCGTCTACGATGCAAATGAAACCGATTACATTAGCTTCCTCTGCAAGCAAGGTTACAACACCACAACTGTAAGACTCATCACTGGCGACAACAGCAGTGTATGTAGCAGCACATTGAATGGAAGAGCCTGGGATCTTAACTACCCTTCATTCTCTCTGGCTGTCGGAGATGGCAAGCAAATCGACGGCGTATTTACGAGGACAGTCACGAATGTGGGTTCAGCAAACTCAACCTACACTGTTCAGATGTACTCTCCTCCCGAATTTTCCATCAGTGTGGAACCAGAAGTACTGTCATTCTCAACTATTGGAGAAAAGAAATCATTCACAGTGAAAGTTGGCGGTGGATTCATTTCACAGCAAAAGATCACATCAGGTGCAATCATATGGACGGATGAATTAGAGCAATATCGAGTAAGGAGCCCAGTTGTGGTGTATAATGTTTTACCTGGTTATACTTTCTTCCCTCCACAAACATCAAAGTTCCAGAAGAAACCAACAACATTCCATGGTCCTACTACTCCTTCCATGCATCACAAGAATGGAATCCTTGGACGCAACTAA